The Dehalococcoidia bacterium genomic sequence AGCCGGCTCCAGCGCCCCACGTAGCGCTCGTAGCCCTCGGCGCTCGACCAGACCTCGCTGTCTTTCTGTCCCGCCATTTAACACCTAACAAAAAACCTTCACCCCTATAGGGGCGAAGGTTCGCTTCGCGGTACCACCCTACTTGTCCTTCCCGGGGAAGGACATCTCTAACAGGCACGGCCTCGGAACTGCCTCGGCGATGCCCCGGGCTCTGCTAACGGTGCCCTCTCCGTCGCCGCCTACTCGGCTTCCCTCGAACATCGGCGCATCCCGACATCCGCATGCCGGAGATGATGTCTGTCCGGTTTCCGCCTTTCGGGGCGAGGCTCCCAGGTCCATTCACCCGCTGCCCCGGCGCCGGGCTTTCACCTTACCCCGGCTCTCTGTCCGCCTGGGCGGACTGCGGGCTACTAGTCCTGTTCGTAGCCTCTCGCTATTCAGCTAGGCCGATAGCATAGCACGAAGGAGATTCGATATGTCAATCGGCCGTGTGCGGGGATCAGGACATCCTATACACCCGGGAGGGGCGGCGGGCAATTGCCTGGAGCGCCGGCCGGCGGGCTCAAGTTGCCCGCGCGAATTCGTGGCGCCTATAATCCGACAGCCCGGAGCGCCCCTTACGTAAACAGCCCCGGCACTCTGGAGGTCGACCTTATGCCCACGCCGTATGCGTACCTGCGTCGCCAGGTGGTGCCTCTGGCAGAGGCGAAGATCGGGATCATGACCCACGCCTTCAACTACGGAACGGGCGTATTCGAGGGCATCCGCGGCAACTGGAACGCGGACGACGAGACGATCTACCTCTTCAGGGTGCGCGAGCATTTCGAAAGGCTCAGCGCGAGCTGCAAGATCCTCCACATCGACATCGGCCACACGGTCGACGAGATGATCGATATTGTCACCCGCCTGGTGGGGATGTCCGGGTACCGGGAGGACGTGTACATCCGGCCGCTGGCTTATAAGGCATCCGAAGTCGTCGGCGTGCGCCTCCATGACCTCGAGGACGACCTCCTGGTGTTCGTCACGCCCTTCGGCGCCTACCTGGACACGGAGAAGGGCATCCGCTGCCAGACCTCCTCATGGCGCCGGGTCGATGACGTTTCCATTCCGGCAAGGGCGAAGGTGACGGGCATCTACGTCAATTCTGCGCTGGCGAAGACGGAGGCCCAGGAGAACGGCTTCGACGAGGCGATCATGCTGAACCAGGACGGCCACGTGTCCGAGGGCAGCGGCGAGAACATCCTGATCCTCCGGCACGGCCGCCTGATCACGCCCGCCCGCCACGACAACATCCTCGAGGGCATCACGCTGGCGACCGTCGAGGAGTTGGCGCGCGAGGAGCTGGGCCTCCAGGTGATCGAGCGCACCATCGACAGGTCCGAGCTTTACATAGCGGACGAGGTGTTGATGACGGGCACCGCCGCGCACGTGTCGGCCGTGATCGAAATCGACCGCCGCCCGATCGGGGATGGCCAGCCCGGAAAGGTCACACGCCAGCTGCAGAAGCTGTACTTCGACGCGATTACCGGCCGCCTGCCGAAATACGAGCGCTGGTGCACGCCGGTTTCGATGCGGGAGACCTCACCCCTGGCCCCTCTCCGTTAACGGAGGAGGGGACCCATCTCGGGGGAGAGGAGTGATAGCCAGAGAAGCAGGGTGGAACACGTCGCGGCGGTTCTCTGAGCGGCTGGAGCTGGCACTTCGGAGGCCGGCGACGGCGAGAAGCTCACCACGGGCTGGCTCGCGCGGAGACTGCCGCCAGCACGCCATCGAACGCCATACGCCGCATTCGCCGTCGCGCGGCGAGGCCGGTGATCGAGTCCGATGGTTCAAGTCACCCTGAGAGCCAGGAGGAAGACCTGATAGCCCGGCGCCAACTCGAGGTCCAAGGCCTCCGGGTCCCGCGTCCCTCGAGTGACCAGGTACTCGAGGACCTGATTGCCCCTGACGAGGCAGTCCGTCACGCGGCTCTCACTCAATCCGCCTTGCCCGGGAGGGGGCCAGGGGGTGCGGCTTGCCTTCCGTGACCGTCTTTCGGCCCGGCTCGAATATCGGCGCACTGTACGGCGCCGCGGTCGTGCTGGTGTGCTATGCCCTTGCCGCGCTCATGCTGTTCAAGGGGCTGACTCAGGAGGTCGAGTTTTCGCAGCTCTTTCCCTTGCTCGCCGGCGGCTTCTTCCTCGGCCTGGGCTCGCTGTACCTCTACTGGACCTGGGGATGCCGCTCCCTTCGCTACGTCGTCGACCGCAACGCCCTCTCGATCCGTTGGGGTGGGATTCAGCAGGTCGTGCCCCTTCACAGGATCGAGCGCCTGGTGCCCGCCGAGGCGGGTGAGAACCCGTCGATCGAGGGCGTGAACTGGCCGGGCCACCATGTCGGCCGGGGCTTCGTGCCGATCATGGGCGGCGACGTCCTTTTTTACTCCGGGCATCGTGACATCGGCGAGGTGCTGTACCTGCAGACGGACGAGGAGACGTACGCGATCTCCGTGCCAGACCACATCGTCTTCGCCGAGACGATCCAGGCGGCGCAAGCGCGCGGACCCCTCTTCGAGCAGAGGCAGGCCGTCCACCGCTGGGGGATACCAGCGCAGTCTTTCTGGATCGACGCGAACGCCCGCTTGCTCGCGGCGGCCCTCATTGCCTCTTTCGTTGCCGTGCTCGCCTACGTCCTGCACGAGTACCCCGGGTTGCCCCAGAGCGTGCCCCTCCGCTTCCCGGCCCTGGGCGGAATCGTGCGCGTCTCTGACAAGTCAGAGCTGCTGGACATCCCGCGCTCCGGCCTTGGCTTCATGGCCGCGAACTTGACGCTCGCCGTGCTGCTGCATTCCTGGGAGCGGATGGTCGGCTACGTCCTCTTGCTGGCCGGCATCGCCGTGCAGGTGATGCTGCTCGTGGCGGCTGTCGTCGCGGTGGCCTGACATGCTGCCAGGCCCCCTTGGGGCTGCGCGCGGCGCGACTCTGACCCAAGCACCGGCGTCCGCTATCCTGAATCCCGTGACCGACTACGATGTCATCGTCGCGGGCGGCGGGCCTTCAGGCAGCAGCGCGGCTATCCACCTGGCCCGCGGCGGGGCGCGCGTGCTCCTGCTGGACAAGGCAACCTTCCCGCGTGAGAAGCCCTGCGGCGGCGGCGTGACGGCGCGCGCCCTCGCCCAGGCGCCCGTTGACCTCACGCCGGTGGTCGAGCAAGAGGTCGACACCGTGCGCTTCAGTTATCGCCTGGGCTCGTTCTTCGACTACCGCTACCCGAGG encodes the following:
- a CDS encoding branched-chain amino acid transaminase, giving the protein MPTPYAYLRRQVVPLAEAKIGIMTHAFNYGTGVFEGIRGNWNADDETIYLFRVREHFERLSASCKILHIDIGHTVDEMIDIVTRLVGMSGYREDVYIRPLAYKASEVVGVRLHDLEDDLLVFVTPFGAYLDTEKGIRCQTSSWRRVDDVSIPARAKVTGIYVNSALAKTEAQENGFDEAIMLNQDGHVSEGSGENILILRHGRLITPARHDNILEGITLATVEELAREELGLQVIERTIDRSELYIADEVLMTGTAAHVSAVIEIDRRPIGDGQPGKVTRQLQKLYFDAITGRLPKYERWCTPVSMRETSPLAPLR
- a CDS encoding PH domain-containing protein; protein product: MTVFRPGSNIGALYGAAVVLVCYALAALMLFKGLTQEVEFSQLFPLLAGGFFLGLGSLYLYWTWGCRSLRYVVDRNALSIRWGGIQQVVPLHRIERLVPAEAGENPSIEGVNWPGHHVGRGFVPIMGGDVLFYSGHRDIGEVLYLQTDEETYAISVPDHIVFAETIQAAQARGPLFEQRQAVHRWGIPAQSFWIDANARLLAAALIASFVAVLAYVLHEYPGLPQSVPLRFPALGGIVRVSDKSELLDIPRSGLGFMAANLTLAVLLHSWERMVGYVLLLAGIAVQVMLLVAAVVAVA